One Sediminicola sp. YIK13 DNA segment encodes these proteins:
- a CDS encoding BatA domain-containing protein, whose translation MTFLNPTYLWALLGILIPIVIHLWNRKKVLTIKVGSIKMLKDSEPKRTSSIRPNEWWLLLLRITMITLLVFILAEPILKNEEDKEPITFIIEPELLHLRSIEALLDSIPLNAQRVLAKGFPMVEDYNLQTAKTRVPEYWQMAQEMENLATDSVVVFTRGLISGLHGMRPKIHQHINWIVMDTGEDTTALVEATMDRDSVELRSIVSDRKRLTYNTSRISKRNKEIIVNDSRDSIQVNGDWIPLKVDNPLKVLIVADDSLTTELKYIKSAYRAVGKFLNSPIEINSVKEMDTLDLEAYATLVWFSKEKFKDHAINTLLYRPDTLATRLVVQGDAKNTFFLTAPLNSENIITDYLPEKLLELLSLDKDVAEKASDYDLRTVDTKELQTLSFNAKKDKKYSKKYDITIWIWLLLGMCMVVERILAKYRKQ comes from the coding sequence ATGACTTTTCTTAATCCTACATATTTATGGGCTTTACTGGGGATTCTTATTCCCATAGTGATTCATTTATGGAATAGAAAAAAGGTACTGACCATTAAAGTGGGAAGCATTAAAATGCTAAAAGACTCGGAACCTAAACGTACAAGCAGCATCAGACCAAATGAGTGGTGGTTGCTTTTGCTTAGAATTACGATGATTACATTATTGGTTTTTATTCTTGCAGAGCCGATTCTTAAAAATGAAGAAGACAAAGAACCAATTACCTTTATCATAGAACCTGAATTATTACATTTAAGAAGTATTGAGGCGCTACTGGATAGTATTCCTTTAAACGCCCAGCGTGTTTTGGCAAAAGGTTTCCCCATGGTGGAGGATTATAATTTACAAACTGCAAAGACGCGTGTTCCAGAGTATTGGCAAATGGCTCAAGAAATGGAAAATTTAGCAACAGATAGTGTTGTTGTATTTACAAGAGGTCTTATTTCTGGACTACACGGAATGAGACCAAAGATCCATCAGCATATCAATTGGATAGTGATGGACACTGGAGAAGATACAACAGCACTGGTTGAAGCTACAATGGATAGGGATAGTGTTGAATTACGTTCCATTGTTAGTGATAGGAAAAGATTGACGTACAATACGTCTAGAATTTCTAAACGTAATAAAGAAATTATTGTCAACGATTCCAGGGATAGTATTCAAGTTAATGGGGATTGGATTCCATTAAAAGTTGATAATCCATTGAAAGTATTAATTGTTGCCGATGACAGCCTTACTACAGAATTAAAATATATAAAGTCGGCCTACAGGGCCGTTGGCAAATTTCTGAATAGTCCTATCGAAATTAACAGTGTCAAAGAAATGGATACTTTGGATTTGGAGGCCTATGCCACTTTGGTTTGGTTCAGTAAGGAAAAGTTTAAAGACCATGCTATAAATACGTTACTATACCGACCAGATACTTTGGCAACCAGATTGGTTGTACAAGGCGATGCAAAGAATACATTCTTTTTAACAGCACCTCTCAACAGCGAGAATATCATCACTGATTATCTACCCGAAAAATTATTGGAGCTACTTTCTTTAGACAAAGATGTAGCTGAAAAAGCAAGCGACTATGATCTGAGAACAGTGGATACCAAAGAGCTACAGACCTTATCTTTCAATGCAAAGAAGGATAAAAAATATTCTAAAAAATATGATATCACTATTTGGATATGGCTATTGCTAGGCATGTGCATGGTGGTTGAACGAATCCTTGCTAAATATAGAAAACAATGA
- a CDS encoding DUF58 domain-containing protein: MDKDYRQLFKPSIINSISGLSLIARVIVDGYLSGLNKSRRVGVGHEFSQYRGYEPGDDLRLLDWKMFARSGRYYIKQSELDTHISVKFVIDASKSMEYAEDGVSKLDYVKVMVGSLAHLAYDQGDAIGLFALNTNHLISLQPKVHKQQYKRFLHELINLRADGIWPSNTVNFDQFHDRSRKELVFFITDMYENDTELTAMIKSLKTKRNEVVVLQIMGKKELQFNYNGFVVFEDLESGTKVKVDAKQAKSLYLSELQTLMTNTKDMLLSNNIGYQLFRMDEPMGEALQLFLKQRSFLM, translated from the coding sequence GTGGACAAAGATTACAGACAATTATTCAAACCCAGTATTATCAATAGTATTTCTGGCCTTTCTTTGATAGCTAGGGTGATTGTTGATGGATATCTCTCTGGTCTCAACAAAAGTAGAAGGGTAGGAGTGGGGCATGAATTTAGTCAATATAGAGGGTACGAACCTGGTGATGATTTACGATTATTGGATTGGAAGATGTTTGCGCGTTCCGGGAGATATTACATCAAGCAATCTGAACTAGACACCCATATTTCTGTAAAGTTTGTTATCGATGCCAGTAAATCAATGGAATATGCCGAGGATGGTGTGTCAAAATTGGACTATGTAAAAGTTATGGTAGGATCATTGGCCCATCTCGCTTACGATCAAGGGGATGCCATTGGCCTTTTTGCGCTAAATACCAACCACCTAATAAGTCTACAGCCAAAAGTTCATAAACAGCAGTATAAGCGGTTTTTACATGAGCTTATCAATTTGAGAGCTGATGGGATATGGCCTTCAAATACAGTAAATTTTGATCAATTTCATGATAGGAGTCGAAAAGAATTGGTGTTTTTCATAACCGATATGTATGAAAATGATACGGAATTGACGGCGATGATCAAAAGCTTAAAGACCAAGAGAAATGAAGTTGTTGTTTTGCAAATTATGGGAAAAAAAGAACTCCAATTCAACTATAATGGCTTTGTAGTTTTTGAGGATTTGGAATCAGGAACAAAAGTTAAAGTAGATGCCAAACAGGCAAAAAGCCTTTATCTAAGTGAACTTCAAACATTGATGACCAACACTAAAGATATGTTGTTGTCCAATAATATTGGATATCAGCTGTTTAGGATGGATGAGCCTATGGGAGAAGCTTTACAACTATTTTTAAAACAACGAAGTTTTTTAATGTAA
- a CDS encoding AAA family ATPase, translating into MEKHLIEIKNELEVLTAKLTDVKKEIGKIIIGQEETIEQLLIAFLAGGHALLEGVPGLAKTLMIKTLSQAVDLKFKRIQFTPDLMPSDIVGTEILEEDHTTGKKFFQFNKGPIFANIILADEINRTPPKTQAALLEAMQEFEVTYSGKTYDLDRPFFMLATQNPIEQSGTFPLPEAQQDRFLFYIKIGYPTAAEENGILKNTTGVKKENVKKVITGAEILRLQELVREVYISDDLIDFVSTVVRSTRPETTLNAYVKEWVSWGAGPRAGQAMILTAKARALQYGRMSVTLDDLKHVALPVLRHRIIINFRAEAKGISSDMVTHHLLSNTDFPSKVK; encoded by the coding sequence ATGGAGAAACATTTGATTGAAATAAAAAATGAGCTGGAAGTATTGACTGCCAAACTTACAGATGTAAAAAAGGAGATTGGCAAAATTATCATAGGACAGGAAGAAACAATTGAGCAGTTACTTATTGCTTTTCTAGCGGGAGGCCATGCTTTGTTGGAAGGGGTACCAGGTCTGGCAAAAACATTGATGATTAAAACCTTGTCACAGGCTGTTGATTTAAAATTTAAACGCATTCAGTTCACACCGGATCTAATGCCTTCTGATATTGTAGGTACCGAAATTTTGGAGGAAGACCATACCACAGGAAAAAAATTCTTTCAGTTTAATAAAGGGCCAATTTTTGCCAATATCATTCTAGCGGATGAAATCAACAGAACACCACCCAAGACACAAGCAGCTTTATTAGAAGCAATGCAAGAGTTTGAAGTCACCTATTCAGGAAAGACGTATGATTTAGACAGACCATTTTTTATGTTGGCTACCCAAAATCCTATTGAACAGTCCGGAACTTTTCCTTTGCCTGAAGCTCAGCAAGATCGTTTTCTGTTTTACATTAAAATAGGCTATCCCACTGCGGCAGAAGAAAATGGCATTCTAAAAAACACCACAGGAGTAAAAAAGGAGAATGTTAAAAAGGTAATTACCGGAGCCGAAATTTTGCGATTGCAAGAGTTGGTACGTGAAGTATATATAAGTGATGACCTCATAGATTTTGTGAGTACTGTGGTGCGATCTACAAGACCAGAAACCACTTTGAATGCATATGTGAAGGAATGGGTAAGTTGGGGGGCTGGGCCACGTGCCGGGCAGGCTATGATTCTTACAGCAAAGGCCCGTGCTTTACAATATGGACGAATGTCTGTAACCTTAGATGATCTAAAGCATGTTGCGCTTCCAGTTTTAAGACATAGAATAATTATCAATTTCAGAGCAGAAGCTAAGGGAATATCCTCAGATATGGTAACACATCATTTACTGTCGAATACAGATTTCCCATCTAAAGTAAAGTGA
- a CDS encoding DUF4159 domain-containing protein, with amino-acid sequence MGNAFFFTRLQYESGDWDVDQRMPSNLLNSLVEYTTLAVDTKENIIALSSDDIFNCPFCYLSGHKLVQFTKKEKENFKKYVTNGGFVFVDDCNHDIDGLFAKSFERQMDDIFGDVALKKIPNNHEIYTIFFEFEDGPPTTSQELNGWGDDLVHEYLKAIEINGRIGVLYSNKDYGCEWDYDFRNKRWYKIDNTRFGVNIVMYALTS; translated from the coding sequence GTGGGGAATGCTTTTTTTTTTACAAGGTTACAGTATGAATCGGGGGATTGGGATGTGGATCAACGGATGCCATCCAATCTGCTCAATTCACTTGTAGAGTATACTACGCTTGCAGTTGATACCAAAGAAAATATAATTGCGCTTTCAAGTGATGATATTTTCAACTGTCCCTTTTGTTACCTCTCTGGTCATAAATTAGTACAGTTCACCAAGAAGGAAAAAGAAAATTTTAAAAAGTACGTCACTAATGGCGGGTTTGTTTTTGTTGATGATTGTAACCATGACATTGATGGACTTTTTGCAAAATCGTTTGAACGCCAAATGGATGATATTTTTGGGGATGTCGCCTTAAAAAAAATCCCCAACAACCACGAAATCTATACTATTTTTTTTGAGTTTGAAGACGGACCTCCAACCACTTCACAGGAATTAAATGGATGGGGAGATGATCTGGTTCACGAATATTTAAAGGCCATTGAAATAAATGGTAGAATTGGGGTGCTTTACAGTAATAAAGACTATGGTTGCGAGTGGGATTACGATTTTAGAAACAAACGTTGGTACAAAATAGATAATACCCGTTTTGGGGTCAATATAGTGATGTATGCACTTACATCCTAA
- a CDS encoding TldD/PmbA family protein, translated as MAIYTEEEARKIMEKALSFSTADACEINLQGSESGNIRYARNSVSTSGHRSNQTLVVQSNFGKKSGTATIDEFDDASLQRVVARAEELAKLSPDNSEFMEPLGPQVYDEAINYVEATANITPEYRANVANSSIEPAVASDVTAAGFLDDSAGFQAMLNSKGLFAYNKSTNLEFTVTMRTNDGTGSGWVTRDFNDVTKFDAAEASKVAISKSVMSREAKAIEPGKYTVILEPSAGLGLLSGLGRAIDARQADEGRSFMSKEGGTKMGDKIVDERVNLWSDPLNKEVPVATWNGEGQPLKKTEWIKNGVVQNLAYSRFWAEKKGVEPVPYPSNLILGGGDASLEDLIKSTKKGILVTRLWYIRSVDPQTLLYTGLTRDGTFYIENGAIKYPVKNFRFNESPIIMLNNLETLGKQVRVEGNLIPYMKIRDFTFTSLSDAV; from the coding sequence ATGGCAATATATACAGAAGAAGAAGCAAGAAAAATCATGGAAAAAGCATTGAGCTTTTCCACGGCAGATGCTTGCGAAATAAACTTACAAGGCAGTGAAAGTGGAAATATTCGGTATGCAAGAAATTCCGTTTCCACTTCGGGACATCGCTCCAACCAGACCTTGGTAGTTCAGTCCAATTTTGGAAAAAAATCAGGAACCGCAACAATAGATGAATTTGATGACGCTTCATTACAAAGAGTAGTGGCAAGAGCAGAGGAGTTGGCAAAGCTTTCTCCAGATAATTCTGAGTTTATGGAACCATTAGGCCCTCAAGTTTATGATGAGGCAATTAATTATGTAGAGGCTACTGCAAATATAACACCTGAGTATAGGGCAAATGTAGCTAATAGCAGTATAGAACCTGCAGTAGCAAGTGATGTTACCGCTGCGGGTTTTTTGGATGATTCTGCTGGCTTTCAGGCTATGCTAAATTCCAAGGGTCTTTTTGCATACAACAAGTCAACCAACTTAGAGTTTACCGTGACCATGAGAACCAATGATGGTACAGGATCTGGTTGGGTGACAAGGGATTTTAATGATGTTACTAAATTTGATGCTGCTGAGGCTTCAAAGGTAGCCATCTCAAAATCGGTTATGTCACGCGAAGCCAAAGCAATAGAGCCTGGGAAATATACCGTGATATTGGAACCTTCTGCCGGCCTAGGGTTGTTAAGTGGCTTAGGAAGAGCAATTGATGCCAGGCAAGCCGATGAAGGACGTAGTTTTATGTCCAAAGAAGGAGGCACAAAAATGGGGGATAAAATTGTTGACGAACGGGTAAATCTCTGGTCAGATCCATTAAATAAAGAAGTTCCCGTAGCAACATGGAATGGAGAAGGACAACCTTTAAAGAAAACGGAATGGATAAAAAACGGGGTTGTACAAAATCTTGCATATAGTCGTTTTTGGGCAGAAAAAAAGGGAGTTGAGCCAGTTCCATATCCCAGTAATTTAATTCTTGGCGGAGGTGATGCATCATTGGAAGATCTAATAAAAAGCACTAAAAAGGGAATTTTGGTTACCCGTTTGTGGTACATTAGATCGGTTGATCCACAAACACTGCTCTACACCGGATTAACCCGTGACGGTACTTTTTACATTGAGAATGGGGCCATTAAATATCCGGTTAAGAACTTTAGATTTAATGAAAGCCCAATCATCATGCTTAATAATTTGGAAACGTTGGGCAAGCAAGTTCGAGTTGAGGGCAATTTAATTCCCTATATGAAAATTAGAGATTTTACGTTTACCAGCTTGTCCGATGCTGTATAG
- a CDS encoding TldD/PmbA family protein, translating into MKRRNFVQLSSLGAGALLIPNLMMGNNIHAEALLEPGMDTILKKRMADVALNTAKSLGATYADARIGRYLNQYVFTREDKVQNVVNTESFGIGIRVIANGTWGFASTNDVTEDGIKKATQQAVAIAKANSKFQKEPVILAPEASYGEVSWKTPIKKDFKSVPISEKVDLLLTANAAALNNGANFVNSGLFMVNEQKYFASTEGSYIDQDVHRIWPTFGVTAVDQAAGKFKTRDAMSSPMGLGYEYMDGLASEKLVGAAGLTLYRNSYDMVEDATIAAKQAREMLSAKSVDPGKYDLVLEPNHLGLTIHESVGHPTELDRVLGYEANYAGTSFATIDKWKSGNFKYGSDIVNIVADKTQVGSLGAVGYDDEGVKCKQWDIIRNGVLVNYQAIRDQVKMIDQNESHGCCYAQSWNDVQFQRMPNISLEAGKDPYSVSEMIKDVEKGIYIAGRGSYSIDQQRYNFQFGGTVFYEIKEGKIVGMLNDVAYQSNTQEFWNSCAKICDQNDYRMFGSFFDGKGQPSQVSAVSHGSSTTRFNNINVINTGRTV; encoded by the coding sequence ATGAAAAGAAGAAATTTTGTGCAATTGTCCAGTTTGGGGGCAGGAGCACTTTTAATACCTAACTTAATGATGGGGAATAATATTCACGCTGAGGCGCTATTAGAGCCAGGTATGGATACTATTTTAAAAAAGAGAATGGCTGATGTAGCCTTAAATACGGCAAAGTCTCTAGGAGCCACGTATGCCGATGCTAGAATTGGAAGGTACCTTAATCAATACGTTTTTACACGTGAGGACAAGGTCCAGAATGTAGTAAATACTGAGTCATTTGGAATTGGTATTAGAGTGATTGCCAATGGGACATGGGGTTTTGCATCCACCAATGATGTTACCGAGGACGGCATTAAAAAAGCCACACAACAGGCTGTTGCAATAGCTAAGGCTAATTCAAAATTTCAAAAGGAACCTGTAATTCTTGCACCTGAGGCTTCTTATGGTGAGGTTTCATGGAAAACACCGATTAAAAAGGACTTTAAATCTGTGCCTATTTCGGAAAAAGTAGATCTTTTGCTTACTGCAAATGCTGCTGCCCTAAATAATGGGGCAAATTTTGTGAATTCAGGATTATTTATGGTCAATGAACAAAAATATTTTGCATCCACAGAGGGCTCATATATCGATCAAGATGTACATCGTATTTGGCCAACTTTTGGGGTTACCGCAGTAGACCAAGCTGCTGGGAAATTCAAGACAAGAGATGCTATGAGCAGTCCTATGGGTCTGGGTTATGAATATATGGATGGTCTGGCATCAGAAAAATTAGTTGGTGCAGCCGGTTTAACCCTCTACCGTAATAGTTATGATATGGTAGAAGACGCAACCATTGCAGCCAAACAAGCAAGAGAAATGCTTTCAGCAAAATCTGTTGATCCTGGTAAATATGATCTAGTCTTGGAACCAAACCATTTAGGTCTAACAATCCATGAATCTGTTGGACACCCAACAGAACTTGATCGCGTCTTGGGCTATGAGGCCAACTATGCAGGCACGAGTTTCGCAACTATTGATAAATGGAAATCTGGCAATTTTAAATATGGTAGCGATATTGTCAATATAGTTGCAGATAAGACCCAGGTAGGATCCTTAGGTGCTGTGGGATATGATGATGAAGGGGTTAAGTGCAAACAATGGGATATTATTAGAAATGGCGTTTTGGTGAATTATCAGGCTATTCGTGATCAGGTGAAAATGATAGATCAAAATGAATCCCATGGGTGTTGTTATGCGCAAAGTTGGAATGATGTACAATTTCAAAGAATGCCAAATATTTCCTTGGAAGCCGGAAAAGACCCTTACTCGGTTAGTGAGATGATCAAGGATGTTGAAAAAGGAATTTATATAGCCGGTAGAGGTTCATATTCCATTGATCAACAACGATACAATTTTCAATTTGGAGGCACGGTGTTTTATGAGATAAAAGAAGGAAAAATTGTAGGAATGTTGAATGACGTGGCTTATCAATCCAATACACAGGAATTTTGGAATTCTTGTGCTAAAATCTGTGATCAGAATGATTACCGTATGTTCGGTTCGTTTTTTGATGGCAAAGGCCAGCCTTCACAAGTTAGTGCTGTTTCCCATGGTAGTTCAACCACAAGGTTCAACAATATCAATGTAATCAATACAGGTAGAACCGTTTAA
- a CDS encoding PepSY domain-containing protein has product MKMTTGLRMRIIHRYLGFFLAGIMAMYAISGIIMIYRNTDFLKHDVVVEKELKPNLSEKEVGSELKIKGFEPLKAEGHILYFEKGNYNMQTGVATYTKKELPLILDKMEHLHKATTNSPVYWLNIFFGVSLLFFVISAFWMFMPKTTVFKKGVLFSLAGIVVTLILLFV; this is encoded by the coding sequence ATGAAAATGACAACAGGGTTAAGGATGCGTATCATCCATCGTTATTTAGGATTTTTTCTAGCAGGTATCATGGCCATGTATGCCATTAGTGGAATTATCATGATTTATCGCAATACAGATTTTCTAAAGCACGATGTAGTGGTAGAGAAAGAGCTAAAACCAAATTTATCTGAAAAGGAGGTAGGTTCTGAACTAAAAATTAAAGGTTTTGAGCCCCTAAAAGCAGAGGGGCACATCCTTTATTTTGAAAAAGGAAACTATAATATGCAAACCGGGGTGGCCACCTATACCAAAAAAGAACTTCCCTTGATCCTTGATAAAATGGAACACTTGCACAAAGCAACCACCAATAGCCCAGTGTATTGGTTGAATATCTTTTTTGGAGTTTCTTTATTGTTCTTTGTGATTTCTGCATTTTGGATGTTTATGCCGAAAACAACGGTTTTTAAAAAGGGCGTACTTTTTTCGTTAGCGGGTATTGTGGTGACCCTGATCCTGTTATTTGTTTAA
- a CDS encoding carboxypeptidase-like regulatory domain-containing protein produces the protein MGKLIDSITREPVVFATVRIKDKALGVISNADGSFKIPKRFKISGELLEISSMGYDTKTVSLSNFKYDSIELIKMKSSLFELDEVVVREKRARKQELTASQIIERSIEKLSENLPENPYSYIGYYRDYQFNNTIYTNLNESLFEVYDQGFRSSDYKASKFIILESINNTDFPIDTIGRRPYDYKGRTKTIPNAFLDSYGGNEYTILRIHNPIRNYKINSFSFINRFEIDFTRNHIFNKEDDVIVDGNFLHHISFKAVDSYALDVKGHIYVTKDNFAIQGLEYAVYDKVMNERSTNKDRLLFKTKVEYVEESGKMYLSYHSMENIFTVAHQPKLQLEQVTLKLNRNSFVLKFNNALEDKSALRKSNYNVTFNGKKLRLKGLVLIEDVVELFPDLNNKNTLAMLQKIKLTGEGIKINNKTLNFNLRNLKDIDGNLINENWYENRKQFREFFVQKLKLEKLSLPNDNLFMDKGKPIFNEFQPIKKDDSLNEYWMNSPLPNVEN, from the coding sequence TTGGGTAAATTAATTGATTCTATAACTAGAGAACCTGTGGTATTTGCAACTGTGAGGATTAAGGATAAAGCATTGGGTGTAATTTCTAATGCCGACGGTAGTTTTAAAATTCCAAAGAGATTTAAAATTAGTGGTGAGCTACTGGAAATATCCTCTATGGGCTATGACACGAAGACTGTTTCGTTATCAAATTTTAAGTATGATTCAATAGAATTGATTAAAATGAAATCTTCTTTATTTGAATTGGATGAGGTTGTTGTTCGAGAAAAAAGAGCTAGGAAACAAGAGCTTACAGCAAGTCAAATTATCGAAAGGTCCATTGAAAAGCTTTCGGAAAACCTACCTGAAAACCCCTATTCTTATATAGGTTATTACAGAGATTATCAATTTAACAATACCATTTATACCAATCTTAACGAATCCTTATTCGAGGTATATGACCAAGGTTTTCGTAGTTCGGATTATAAAGCTTCAAAGTTTATAATTTTAGAATCTATTAACAATACTGATTTTCCAATTGACACTATTGGACGAAGACCTTACGATTATAAAGGCAGGACTAAAACCATACCCAATGCTTTTTTGGACAGTTATGGTGGTAATGAATATACCATTCTAAGAATACACAATCCTATAAGGAATTATAAAATCAATTCTTTTAGTTTTATAAATAGGTTTGAAATTGATTTTACTAGGAACCATATTTTTAACAAAGAGGATGATGTTATTGTTGATGGGAATTTTTTGCATCATATTTCATTTAAAGCTGTAGATTCTTATGCATTAGATGTAAAAGGGCACATATATGTCACCAAGGATAATTTTGCCATTCAGGGCTTAGAATATGCTGTTTATGATAAAGTTATGAATGAAAGAAGTACAAACAAGGATAGGCTACTATTCAAAACAAAAGTTGAATATGTAGAGGAAAGCGGAAAAATGTATCTGAGTTATCACTCTATGGAGAATATCTTTACTGTGGCTCATCAGCCAAAACTACAGCTAGAGCAGGTTACCTTGAAACTTAATAGGAATAGTTTTGTGCTTAAATTCAATAATGCTTTAGAAGATAAATCAGCACTTAGAAAATCCAATTACAACGTGACCTTTAATGGAAAGAAGCTCAGATTAAAAGGTTTGGTTCTAATTGAGGATGTGGTAGAGTTATTTCCAGATTTGAATAATAAAAATACATTGGCCATGTTACAAAAGATAAAACTTACGGGGGAAGGAATTAAGATCAATAACAAAACTTTAAATTTCAATTTGAGAAACTTAAAAGATATTGATGGAAATTTAATTAATGAGAATTGGTATGAAAACAGAAAACAATTCAGAGAATTTTTTGTGCAAAAATTGAAATTAGAAAAACTTAGTTTACCCAATGATAACCTATTCATGGATAAAGGAAAGCCAATTTTCAACGAATTTCAGCCGATTAAAAAAGATGACAGTTTAAATGAATATTGGATGAATTCACCACTACCTAACGTTGAAAATTAA
- a CDS encoding YceI family protein translates to MRYSIYYKILVFFIILWISPVNAQFFQTSSAQISFFSKTPLEDIKAKSHEGISVLNSSTGEILFKINIRSFQFKKSLMQEHFNENYMESEKYPNAEFKGISIVPIDITSTKNQEVIFKGDFTVHGVTKERELKTTIKLIDGDTLFLESDFQVKCEDHNIKIPRILWQNIAESIDVHVYATYQIVSK, encoded by the coding sequence ATGAGATATTCTATCTATTATAAGATTTTGGTGTTTTTTATTATTTTATGGATTTCTCCAGTCAATGCGCAATTTTTCCAAACATCTTCTGCCCAAATTTCCTTTTTTTCCAAAACCCCTTTAGAAGATATTAAAGCCAAATCCCACGAAGGCATATCTGTGTTAAATAGTAGTACTGGAGAAATTTTATTTAAAATTAATATAAGATCATTTCAATTTAAAAAGTCTTTAATGCAAGAACATTTCAACGAAAATTATATGGAAAGTGAAAAATACCCAAATGCTGAATTTAAAGGCATAAGTATAGTTCCCATAGATATAACTTCAACTAAAAATCAAGAGGTAATTTTCAAGGGCGACTTTACCGTTCACGGAGTAACAAAAGAACGAGAGTTAAAGACAACTATTAAATTGATTGATGGTGACACTTTGTTCTTAGAATCAGATTTTCAAGTCAAATGTGAGGATCACAATATAAAAATACCCAGAATACTATGGCAAAATATTGCTGAAAGTATTGATGTCCATGTATATGCAACTTATCAAATCGTTTCAAAATGA
- a CDS encoding DUF5777 family beta-barrel protein codes for MKNLYLFIFLIAFNCSSAQDIDSVMDQITTEKDYKIQATFKSPKLVLLETNETQKAKNLSFWVGHRFGDIGGDFGGSRTLFGLDVATDLYLGFDYGITDDLTIGIGRSKFNETYNTLVKYRLVSQKEKTSPLSITLFEQSSFITREPFFNNEFTSGTDRISHFFQAIFARKFSPSVSFLVSPGYLIRTDDQIDDVGDTKNLFSIGIGGRVKVFKRISLIADYTIVNGLSRPDDLSTAYYNPLGIGIELETGGHVFSLNFQNSQYITTNNFIPNTTKSWSDGGVRFGFAISRNFNLGPKDIE; via the coding sequence ATGAAAAATTTATATTTATTCATATTTCTCATTGCTTTCAATTGCTCCAGTGCTCAGGATATAGATAGTGTAATGGACCAAATCACAACTGAAAAGGACTATAAAATTCAGGCTACATTTAAAAGTCCCAAATTAGTCCTACTTGAAACAAATGAAACCCAGAAAGCAAAAAATCTCTCCTTTTGGGTCGGACATAGATTTGGTGATATCGGTGGAGATTTTGGTGGTTCACGTACATTATTTGGCCTTGACGTGGCTACCGATCTTTATTTGGGTTTCGATTATGGCATAACTGATGACCTCACAATTGGCATTGGTAGAAGTAAGTTTAATGAAACTTATAACACCTTAGTCAAATATCGCTTGGTATCGCAGAAAGAAAAGACTTCCCCCCTATCGATTACATTATTTGAACAGAGTAGTTTTATTACTAGAGAACCATTTTTTAACAACGAATTTACCAGTGGAACTGACCGAATTTCTCATTTTTTTCAGGCTATTTTTGCTAGGAAATTTAGTCCTTCTGTTTCATTTTTGGTAAGTCCAGGCTACTTAATTAGAACTGATGATCAGATAGATGATGTAGGAGACACTAAGAATCTATTTTCTATTGGGATTGGAGGAAGGGTAAAAGTATTTAAGCGAATTTCCCTAATAGCCGATTACACAATTGTAAATGGATTAAGTAGACCTGATGATTTATCCACAGCTTACTATAATCCATTAGGGATAGGTATAGAATTAGAAACGGGCGGGCATGTTTTTAGCCTAAATTTTCAAAACTCCCAATATATCACTACAAACAATTTTATACCGAACACTACTAAAAGTTGGTCCGATGGGGGTGTTCGATTTGGTTTTGCAATATCAAGAAACTTTAATCTTGGACCAAAAGACATAGAATAG